A stretch of Mycobacterium sp. ITM-2016-00316 DNA encodes these proteins:
- a CDS encoding DUF4190 domain-containing protein, with the protein MSEGPAQPPPGDPNAPWDYPADPGLPPPIYPGPHAGFPVAPGYPPPGYPGYPGYDPYRPVKPLGTNGKAVGALIAALIGLLFCGVPSVAGLVLGVIAMRETKRTGQDGYGLALAAAIIGGLVTAGLVLMILLWIGVVASGFSLV; encoded by the coding sequence GTGAGCGAGGGCCCTGCGCAGCCGCCTCCCGGCGACCCGAACGCACCCTGGGACTACCCGGCCGATCCGGGTCTGCCGCCACCGATCTACCCCGGACCGCACGCCGGATTCCCCGTCGCACCCGGCTACCCGCCGCCCGGCTACCCCGGCTACCCCGGCTACGACCCCTACCGGCCGGTGAAGCCGCTCGGCACCAACGGCAAGGCGGTCGGCGCGCTGATCGCTGCCCTGATCGGCCTGCTGTTCTGTGGTGTCCCGTCGGTCGCGGGCCTGGTGCTCGGCGTCATCGCCATGCGCGAGACCAAGCGCACCGGCCAGGACGGATACGGTCTGGCCCTGGCCGCGGCCATCATCGGCGGTCTGGTCACCGCCGGCCTGGTGCTGATGATCCTGCTGTGGATCGGCGTCGTCGCCAGCGGCTTCAGCCTGGTCTAG
- a CDS encoding magnesium transporter MgtE N-terminal domain-containing protein produces MAAVTRVYAARLAGMVVLGPDGESIGRVRDVVVSISIVRQQPRVLGLVVELLTRRRIFVPILRVTAIEPSAVTLTTGNVSLRRFSQRPGEVLALGQVLETRVRVDDPDLDQLAGLDVVVVDLGIEQTRTRDWVVTKVAVRPQRRLGRRSNVYPVDWKHVHGLTPSGLAMPDQGVAQLLEQFQGQRPIEVAEAIRELPAKRRFEVVNALDDERLADVLQELPENEQAAVLRQLKTDRAADVLEAMDPDDAADLLGSMAPADAEQFLRRMDPEDSEDVRRLLSHSPNTAGGLMTSEPVVLAPDTTVAEALARVRDPDLTPALASLVFVVRPPTATPTGRYLGCVHLQRLLREPPAELVSGIVDKDLPSLRPEETLGALTRYFAAYNLVCGPVVDEENHLLGAVSVDDVLDHLLPDDWRAREAEPLIVTTEKST; encoded by the coding sequence ATGGCGGCGGTTACCCGGGTATATGCGGCCCGCCTGGCGGGCATGGTCGTCCTCGGCCCGGACGGCGAGTCGATCGGGCGTGTCCGCGATGTGGTGGTCAGCATCAGCATCGTCCGCCAACAACCGCGAGTTCTCGGACTGGTCGTCGAACTGCTCACCCGCAGAAGGATTTTCGTTCCGATCCTGCGGGTGACCGCGATCGAACCCAGCGCCGTCACCCTGACCACCGGCAACGTGTCGCTGCGCCGGTTCTCGCAGCGCCCCGGTGAGGTGCTCGCCCTGGGGCAGGTGCTGGAGACGCGCGTGCGGGTCGACGACCCCGACCTCGACCAGCTAGCCGGTCTCGATGTGGTCGTGGTGGATCTCGGTATCGAGCAGACCCGCACCCGGGACTGGGTGGTCACCAAGGTGGCGGTCCGCCCGCAGCGCCGGCTGGGGCGCCGCAGCAATGTCTATCCCGTCGACTGGAAGCATGTGCACGGGCTGACGCCGTCCGGATTGGCCATGCCCGACCAGGGCGTCGCCCAGCTGCTCGAGCAGTTCCAGGGCCAGCGTCCGATCGAGGTCGCCGAAGCAATCCGGGAGCTGCCCGCCAAACGGCGCTTCGAAGTGGTCAACGCCCTCGATGACGAACGCCTCGCCGATGTGCTGCAGGAGCTGCCCGAGAACGAACAGGCTGCGGTGCTGCGTCAGCTCAAGACCGATCGCGCGGCCGATGTGCTGGAGGCGATGGATCCCGACGACGCCGCGGACCTGCTGGGGTCGATGGCGCCGGCCGACGCCGAACAATTCCTGCGCCGGATGGACCCGGAGGACTCCGAGGATGTGCGGCGCCTGCTCAGCCACTCCCCCAACACCGCCGGCGGCCTGATGACTTCCGAGCCGGTGGTGCTGGCACCGGACACCACGGTCGCCGAGGCGCTGGCCCGGGTCCGCGACCCCGACCTGACACCGGCACTGGCGTCGCTGGTGTTCGTGGTGCGGCCGCCGACCGCGACACCGACCGGGCGCTACCTGGGCTGTGTGCACCTGCAGCGGTTGCTGCGGGAGCCGCCGGCCGAGCTGGTCAGCGGCATCGTCGACAAGGATCTGCCGAGTCTGCGCCCCGAGGAGACTCTCGGCGCGCTGACCCGCTATTTCGCCGCCTACAACCTGGTCTGCGGGCCGGTGGTCGATGAGGAGAATCATCTGCTCGGCGCGGTGTCGGTCGACGATGTGCTCGACCACCTGTTGCCCGACGATTGGCGCGCACGTGAGGCCGAGCCACTGATCGTCACCACGGAGAAGTCGACGTGA
- a CDS encoding CoA ester lyase: protein MDNVYRPRRTCLSVPGSSDKMIEKAKTLAADQVFLDLEDAVATDAKAEARTRVAAALAGPGWAGGSLRGVRVNDWTTPWTHADVIEVVAGAGAQLDIIVLPKVSDSTHVHALDMLLTQLEKTHGLPLGRIGIEAQIEDAQGLTNIDAIAAAPRVQALVLGPGDMAASLNMRTLEVGGQPEGYDIGDAHHHVLMRILVAARARGLNAIDGPYVKVRDVDGFRRVAGRSAALGYDGKWVLHPDQITAGNELFSPRQADYDHAELILEAYEWHTSAAGGARGAVMLGDEMIDEASRKMALVVAGKGRAAGMTRCSAPYRPPA from the coding sequence GTGGACAACGTGTATCGCCCCCGTCGAACGTGTCTTTCGGTTCCGGGCAGCAGCGACAAGATGATTGAGAAGGCCAAGACGCTGGCCGCCGATCAGGTGTTCCTCGACCTGGAGGACGCGGTGGCCACCGACGCGAAGGCCGAGGCCCGGACCCGGGTCGCCGCGGCACTGGCCGGACCGGGCTGGGCAGGCGGATCGCTGCGCGGGGTGCGTGTCAACGATTGGACGACACCGTGGACCCATGCCGATGTCATCGAGGTGGTGGCCGGCGCCGGGGCGCAACTGGACATCATCGTGCTGCCCAAGGTGTCCGATTCCACCCACGTGCATGCACTGGACATGCTGCTCACCCAGTTGGAGAAGACCCACGGTCTGCCGTTGGGCCGCATCGGGATCGAGGCGCAGATCGAAGATGCGCAGGGCCTGACGAATATCGACGCCATCGCCGCCGCGCCGCGGGTGCAGGCATTGGTGCTCGGCCCCGGTGACATGGCGGCCAGCCTCAACATGCGCACGCTGGAGGTCGGCGGGCAACCCGAGGGGTACGACATCGGCGACGCTCACCATCATGTGTTGATGCGGATCCTGGTGGCCGCCCGGGCACGCGGCCTGAATGCGATCGACGGGCCCTATGTGAAGGTGCGCGATGTCGACGGGTTCCGGCGGGTGGCGGGCCGGTCGGCCGCGCTCGGTTATGACGGCAAGTGGGTGCTGCACCCGGACCAGATCACCGCAGGCAACGAACTGTTCAGCCCGCGGCAGGCTGATTACGATCACGCCGAACTGATCCTGGAGGCCTACGAGTGGCACACCTCCGCGGCCGGCGGCGCGCGCGGAGCGGTGATGCTCGGCGACGAGATGATCGACGAGGCCAGCCGCAAGATGGCGCTGGTGGTCGCGGGTAAGGGACGCGCGGCAGGGATGACGCGTTGCAGTGCGCCCTATCGACCGCCCGCCTAG
- a CDS encoding DUF4190 domain-containing protein — translation MTNPGENAGSTPPSDARSGSEPNAADSASEPASGGYEAPPIEQAPGEPAPPPSYPDYSPPPAYGGYDAPPSYSQPDPPAGYPPPGFTPPDYSSTGYPPPPPGYGAPQGAPPPSGYPPAPPYGASPYGGPPPGYPPAPPYGAVPGYGGYGPPPQPGTNSLAIGSLIASLAGVLCGIGSIIGIVLGFVALNQIKQNPQGGHGLAVAGIAVGALTLVFSFIIAVAVL, via the coding sequence ATGACCAATCCGGGTGAGAACGCAGGGTCAACCCCACCATCGGATGCACGTTCCGGCTCGGAACCGAATGCCGCCGACAGTGCTTCCGAGCCGGCCTCCGGCGGCTACGAGGCGCCGCCGATCGAGCAGGCGCCCGGTGAGCCGGCACCGCCGCCGAGCTACCCCGATTACTCCCCACCGCCTGCGTACGGCGGCTATGACGCCCCGCCGAGTTATTCGCAGCCCGACCCGCCCGCGGGCTATCCCCCGCCCGGATTCACCCCACCGGACTATTCGTCCACCGGCTATCCCCCGCCGCCTCCCGGCTACGGCGCACCCCAGGGCGCACCGCCGCCCTCGGGCTACCCGCCGGCACCGCCCTACGGTGCGTCCCCCTATGGCGGGCCGCCGCCGGGTTACCCGCCGGCACCCCCCTACGGCGCCGTGCCCGGCTACGGGGGTTACGGGCCTCCGCCGCAGCCCGGCACGAACTCCCTGGCCATCGGCTCGCTGATCGCCTCCCTTGCCGGAGTCCTTTGCGGGATCGGCTCGATCATCGGCATCGTGCTCGGCTTCGTCGCGCTCAACCAGATCAAGCAGAACCCCCAGGGCGGCCATGGCCTCGCGGTGGCGGGCATCGCGGTCGGCGCGCTGACGCTGGTGTTCAGCTTCATCATCGCCGTCGCGGTGCTGTGA
- a CDS encoding carbohydrate ABC transporter permease, producing MTTQTQGSDDTRAERRLAFWLISPAVFLMLAVTAYPIFYAVWLSLQRYNLAAPDDVEFIGLENYQTILTDRYWWTAFAVTLGITIVSVAIEFVLGMALALVMHRTIFGRGTVRTAILVPYGIVTVAASYSWYYAWTPGTGYLANLLPTGSAPLTEQLPSLAIVVLAEVWKTTPFMALLLLAGLALVPQDLLNAAQVDGAGAWKRLTKIIIPLIKPAILVALLFRTLDAFRIFDNIYVLTGGANDTGSVSILGYDNLFKAFNLGLGSAISVLIFLCVAVIAFIFIKIFGASAPGADEEGR from the coding sequence GTGACCACCCAGACCCAGGGCAGCGATGACACGCGCGCCGAACGGCGGTTGGCCTTCTGGCTGATCAGCCCGGCCGTCTTCCTGATGCTGGCGGTGACGGCCTACCCGATCTTCTACGCCGTCTGGCTCAGCCTGCAGCGCTACAACCTCGCCGCACCCGATGACGTCGAGTTCATCGGCCTGGAGAATTATCAGACGATTCTCACCGACCGGTACTGGTGGACGGCGTTCGCCGTAACGTTGGGCATCACCATCGTGTCGGTGGCCATCGAGTTCGTGCTCGGTATGGCGCTTGCACTGGTCATGCACCGCACCATCTTCGGCAGGGGAACGGTGCGCACCGCGATCCTGGTGCCCTACGGCATCGTGACCGTCGCGGCGTCCTACAGCTGGTACTACGCCTGGACACCCGGCACCGGATATCTGGCCAACCTGCTGCCGACCGGCAGCGCGCCGTTGACCGAACAGCTTCCGTCGCTGGCGATCGTGGTGCTCGCCGAGGTGTGGAAGACCACGCCGTTCATGGCGCTGCTGCTGCTGGCCGGTCTGGCGCTGGTTCCGCAGGATCTGCTGAACGCGGCACAGGTGGACGGGGCCGGCGCCTGGAAGCGGTTGACCAAGATCATCATTCCGCTGATCAAACCCGCCATCCTGGTGGCGCTGTTGTTCCGCACCCTGGACGCGTTCCGCATCTTCGACAACATCTATGTGCTGACCGGCGGCGCGAACGACACCGGGTCGGTGTCGATCCTCGGTTACGACAACCTGTTCAAGGCGTTCAACCTCGGCTTGGGTTCGGCCATCAGCGTGCTGATATTCCTCTGCGTCGCGGTGATCGCCTTCATCTTCATCAAGATCTTCGGTGCGTCAGCACCCGGCGCGGACGAGGAGGGCCGCTAG
- a CDS encoding DUF1003 domain-containing protein, translating into MSDRIDTPRSSRRRFTPQFDVEAAGRFGESFARFLGTGRYLAIQTVFVIVWILLNLFALTLQWDPYPFILLNLAFSTQAAYAAPLILLAQNRQENRDRVSLEEDRRRAEQTKADTEYLARELAALRLAVGEMATRDYLRRELEELREMLVELVPPKPKKNKGKRAAEPVAPSDQPEADSEPPAGA; encoded by the coding sequence GTGAGCGACCGGATCGACACCCCGCGCTCCTCGCGTAGGCGCTTCACCCCGCAGTTCGACGTCGAGGCCGCGGGCCGCTTCGGCGAGTCCTTCGCACGGTTCCTGGGCACCGGCCGCTACCTGGCGATCCAGACCGTGTTCGTCATCGTCTGGATCCTGCTGAACCTGTTCGCGCTCACCCTGCAGTGGGACCCGTACCCGTTCATCCTGCTGAACCTGGCCTTCTCGACTCAGGCCGCCTACGCCGCGCCGCTGATCCTGCTGGCGCAGAACCGCCAGGAGAACCGCGACCGGGTCTCGCTGGAAGAAGACCGCCGGCGCGCCGAGCAGACCAAGGCGGACACCGAATACCTGGCCCGCGAGCTGGCCGCGCTGCGGCTGGCGGTGGGCGAGATGGCCACGCGCGACTATCTGCGCCGCGAACTCGAGGAGCTGCGCGAGATGCTGGTCGAGCTGGTGCCACCCAAACCGAAGAAGAACAAGGGCAAACGCGCGGCCGAACCGGTCGCGCCGAGCGATCAGCCGGAAGCGGATTCCGAGCCGCCTGCGGGCGCATGA
- a CDS encoding lytic murein transglycosylase: MRTVAESAPSTRGLLGIAILTPLVLTLGVGASAPVLKPVLETTVTPLAAVVTTPESDSGVSVVAAMKAPRPFQTAGTALSAPPPAAVVSAPGNLRIPTVALNAYRNAERMMATAAPTCGMSWNLLAGIGRIESMHANGGATDVNGTAVKPILGPALDGTLPGNEIIVQSRNNDRVTYARAMGPMQFLPGTWSRYASDGNGDGKAEVQNLYDATLAAARYLCSGGLNMRDQSQVMTSILRYNNSVAYARNVLGWAAAYATGVVPVNLPPITGPVPALGMGNVHLDTNAEGLGPGLPLNALGLPSTDPMAVMPFFDLGRADVADRLPVPPGPGEPAAVPNCAVFCLGENTPAPAAPFNPFAPPPPAAAPFNPFAPPPPAAAPFNPFAAPPLAAPPAPFNPFAPPPPAAPVPPAVPAALGPAPGPAPGPAA; the protein is encoded by the coding sequence ATGCGCACGGTGGCTGAATCGGCGCCGAGCACCCGCGGGTTGCTGGGTATCGCCATCCTCACCCCACTGGTCCTGACCTTGGGCGTGGGCGCTTCGGCTCCCGTGCTGAAGCCCGTGCTGGAGACCACCGTGACCCCGCTCGCGGCCGTCGTCACCACCCCCGAAAGCGATTCCGGTGTCAGCGTGGTGGCCGCCATGAAGGCACCGCGCCCGTTCCAGACCGCGGGCACCGCGCTGTCCGCGCCGCCACCGGCCGCCGTGGTGAGTGCCCCCGGCAACCTTCGCATTCCGACGGTCGCCCTGAACGCCTACCGCAACGCCGAGCGGATGATGGCCACGGCGGCGCCGACCTGCGGGATGAGCTGGAACCTGCTCGCCGGCATCGGCCGTATCGAGTCCATGCACGCCAATGGTGGCGCCACCGATGTCAACGGCACCGCGGTCAAACCCATTCTCGGGCCCGCCCTGGACGGAACCCTGCCCGGCAACGAGATCATCGTGCAGAGCCGCAACAACGACCGGGTCACCTACGCCCGGGCGATGGGTCCGATGCAGTTCCTGCCGGGCACCTGGTCGCGGTACGCCTCCGACGGCAACGGTGACGGCAAGGCCGAAGTGCAGAACCTGTACGACGCGACGCTGGCCGCGGCCCGATACCTGTGCAGCGGTGGCCTGAACATGCGCGATCAGAGTCAGGTCATGACGTCGATCCTGCGCTACAACAACTCGGTTGCCTACGCGCGCAATGTGCTGGGCTGGGCCGCCGCGTACGCCACCGGCGTGGTGCCGGTGAACTTGCCGCCCATCACCGGACCGGTTCCCGCGCTGGGCATGGGCAACGTGCACCTGGACACCAATGCCGAGGGGCTCGGACCGGGGTTGCCGCTGAACGCGCTGGGGTTGCCGTCGACCGACCCGATGGCCGTCATGCCGTTCTTCGACCTGGGCCGCGCCGATGTGGCCGACCGCCTGCCGGTGCCGCCGGGGCCCGGCGAGCCCGCGGCCGTCCCGAACTGTGCGGTGTTCTGTCTCGGTGAGAACACGCCCGCGCCGGCGGCGCCGTTCAACCCGTTCGCACCGCCACCCCCGGCCGCCGCACCGTTCAACCCGTTCGCACCACCGCCCCCGGCCGCCGCACCGTTCAACCCGTTCGCAGCACCGCCCCTGGCCGCACCGCCGGCGCCGTTCAACCCCTTTGCCCCGCCTCCCCCCGCGGCTCCGGTCCCTCCCGCGGTGCCCGCCGCGCTCGGTCCGGCACCCGGGCCGGCACCCGGCCCCGCCGCGTAG
- a CDS encoding general stress protein — protein sequence MTGPLQPGKDPVGRPGVRGPSALPTPPKGWPIGAYPTYAEAQRAVDYLSDQQFPVQQVTIVGVDLMQVERVTGRLSWPKVLGGGVLSGAWLGLFIGLILGFFSPSPWGALATGLIAGVFFGLITSAIPYAMARGTRDFSSTMQLVAGRYDVLCDPQSAEQGRDLLARLTI from the coding sequence ATGACCGGTCCCCTCCAGCCCGGCAAGGACCCCGTCGGCAGACCGGGTGTGCGTGGCCCGTCGGCATTGCCGACCCCACCCAAAGGGTGGCCGATCGGGGCCTACCCGACCTACGCCGAGGCGCAGCGCGCGGTGGATTACCTCTCCGATCAACAGTTTCCGGTGCAGCAGGTGACCATCGTGGGTGTCGACCTGATGCAGGTCGAGCGGGTGACCGGCCGACTCTCATGGCCCAAGGTGCTCGGCGGGGGCGTGCTCTCGGGCGCCTGGCTGGGTCTGTTCATCGGTCTGATTCTCGGGTTCTTCAGTCCGAGCCCGTGGGGTGCATTGGCCACCGGGCTGATCGCCGGTGTGTTCTTCGGTCTCATCACCTCGGCCATTCCGTATGCGATGGCCCGCGGCACAAGAGATTTCAGCTCGACGATGCAACTCGTCGCGGGCCGCTATGACGTGCTGTGTGACCCGCAGAGCGCGGAGCAGGGGCGGGATCTGCTGGCGCGCTTGACGATCTGA
- a CDS encoding ABC transporter substrate-binding protein: MLKRRLCAGVMAALTVGSVVTACGEAEDGIVISYYTPANEMATFTAVAQKCNEQLGGRFTIKQVSLPKGADDQRLQLARRLTGNDKSLDVMALDVVWTAEFAEAGWALPLSDDPAGQAESDATANTLPGPLETAKWQDKLYAAPITTNTQLLWYRADLMSAPPSNWDAMVAEAKRQYAAGGPSWIAVQGKQYEGLVVWFNTLLESAGGQVLSDDGKTVTLTDTPEHRAATVKALQIIKDVATAPGADPSITQTDEGTARLALEQGKAALEVNWPFVLPSMLENAVKGGVAFLPLNEDPALAGAINESGSFSPTDEQFDIAYEASKKVFGFAPFPGVRDGEPARVTLGGLNLAVGKNTQHKAEAFEAIRCLRNVDNQRYTSVEGGLPAVRASLYDDPAFQEKYPQYEIIRQQLTNAAVRPATPVYQAVSTRISAALAPITDIDPERTADELAEQVQKAIDGKGLIP; this comes from the coding sequence GTGCTGAAGCGACGACTCTGCGCCGGGGTGATGGCCGCGCTGACGGTCGGTTCGGTGGTCACGGCGTGCGGCGAGGCCGAGGACGGCATCGTCATCAGCTACTACACACCGGCCAACGAGATGGCAACGTTCACCGCGGTGGCCCAGAAGTGCAACGAGCAGCTCGGCGGCAGGTTCACCATCAAGCAGGTTTCGTTGCCCAAGGGCGCCGATGATCAACGTCTGCAGCTGGCTCGCCGGCTCACCGGTAACGACAAATCGCTGGACGTGATGGCCCTCGACGTGGTGTGGACGGCCGAATTCGCCGAAGCCGGTTGGGCGTTGCCGTTGTCCGACGATCCCGCGGGCCAGGCCGAATCCGATGCCACCGCCAACACGTTGCCCGGCCCGCTGGAGACTGCCAAGTGGCAGGACAAACTGTATGCGGCGCCGATCACCACCAATACTCAATTGCTCTGGTACCGAGCAGATTTGATGTCCGCACCGCCCTCGAACTGGGATGCCATGGTGGCTGAGGCGAAGCGTCAGTACGCCGCGGGCGGCCCCAGCTGGATCGCCGTGCAGGGCAAGCAGTACGAGGGTCTGGTCGTGTGGTTCAACACGCTGCTGGAAAGTGCCGGGGGCCAGGTGCTCTCCGATGACGGCAAGACCGTCACGCTGACCGACACCCCCGAGCACCGGGCGGCCACCGTCAAGGCGCTGCAGATCATCAAAGACGTTGCCACCGCGCCGGGTGCGGACCCGTCGATCACCCAGACCGATGAGGGCACCGCACGCCTGGCGCTGGAGCAGGGCAAAGCCGCGCTCGAGGTGAACTGGCCGTTCGTGCTGCCGTCCATGCTGGAGAACGCCGTCAAGGGCGGCGTCGCGTTCCTGCCGCTCAACGAGGACCCCGCCCTGGCCGGCGCGATCAACGAGTCCGGCAGCTTCTCGCCGACCGACGAACAGTTCGACATAGCCTACGAGGCCAGCAAGAAGGTCTTCGGTTTCGCGCCGTTCCCGGGGGTGCGCGACGGTGAGCCGGCCCGGGTAACCCTGGGTGGTCTGAATCTGGCCGTCGGCAAGAACACCCAGCACAAGGCCGAGGCGTTCGAGGCCATCCGGTGCCTGCGCAATGTCGACAACCAGCGCTACACGTCGGTCGAGGGTGGTCTGCCCGCGGTGCGGGCGTCGCTGTACGACGACCCGGCGTTCCAGGAGAAATACCCGCAGTACGAGATCATCCGTCAGCAGCTCACCAATGCCGCGGTGCGCCCGGCGACACCGGTGTACCAGGCGGTGTCGACCCGGATCTCCGCCGCGCTGGCGCCGATCACCGATATCGATCCCGAGCGCACCGCTGATGAACTGGCCGAGCAGGTACAGAAGGCCATCGACGGCAAGGGGCTCATTCCGTGA
- a CDS encoding carbohydrate ABC transporter permease produces the protein MGARRATGWAVINVIVVLYALFPVLWILSLSLKPTSTVKDGKLIPSEITFDNYKAIFEGNIFTSALVNSIGIGLITTLIAVVIGGMAAYAIARLAFPGKKVLVGVALLIAMFPQISLVTPIFNIERRLGLFDTWPGLIIPYITFALPLAIYTMSAFFKEIPWDLEKAAKMDGATPGQAFRKVIAPLAAPGIVTAGILVFIFAWNDLLLALSLTATERAITAPVAIANFTGSSQFEEPTGSIAAGAMVITVPIIIFVLIFQRRIVAGLTSGAVKG, from the coding sequence GTGGGTGCCCGCCGCGCGACCGGTTGGGCCGTCATCAATGTCATCGTCGTGCTGTACGCCTTGTTCCCGGTGCTCTGGATCCTGTCCCTGTCGTTGAAGCCGACGTCAACGGTCAAGGACGGCAAGCTCATTCCATCCGAGATCACCTTCGACAACTACAAGGCCATCTTCGAGGGCAACATCTTCACCTCGGCGCTGGTCAACTCGATCGGCATCGGCCTGATCACCACGTTGATCGCGGTCGTCATCGGCGGCATGGCCGCCTATGCGATTGCGCGGCTGGCCTTCCCGGGCAAGAAGGTTCTGGTCGGGGTGGCCCTGCTGATCGCGATGTTCCCTCAGATCTCCCTGGTGACACCGATCTTCAACATCGAGCGCCGGCTCGGACTGTTCGACACCTGGCCGGGCCTCATCATTCCTTACATCACCTTCGCGTTGCCGCTGGCGATCTACACCATGTCCGCGTTCTTCAAGGAGATCCCGTGGGATCTGGAGAAGGCCGCCAAGATGGACGGCGCCACGCCGGGGCAGGCCTTCCGCAAGGTGATCGCACCGCTGGCGGCGCCCGGCATCGTCACCGCGGGCATCCTGGTGTTCATCTTCGCGTGGAACGACCTGCTGCTCGCGCTGTCGTTGACGGCGACCGAGCGGGCGATCACCGCGCCGGTGGCGATCGCGAACTTCACCGGCAGCTCGCAGTTCGAGGAGCCGACCGGCTCGATCGCGGCGGGCGCGATGGTCATCACCGTGCCGATCATCATCTTTGTGCTCATATTTCAGCGACGGATCGTGGCCGGGTTGACCTCCGGCGCGGTGAAGGGGTAA